One segment of Sylvia atricapilla isolate bSylAtr1 chromosome 8, bSylAtr1.pri, whole genome shotgun sequence DNA contains the following:
- the HNRNPH3 gene encoding heterogeneous nuclear ribonucleoprotein H3 isoform X3 — protein MDWSGKHNGPNDTTNDGTVVRLRGLPFGCSKEEIVQFFQGLEIVPNGITLTLDYQGRSTGEAFVQFASKEIAENALGKHKERIGHRYIEIFKSSKSEIRGFSDMPRRMMGQQRPGPYDRPLGGRGGYYGAGRGSMYDRMRRGGGGYDGGYGGFDDYGGYNNYGYGNDGYDDRMRDGRGMGGHGYGAGDAGSGFHGGGHFVHMRGLPFRATENDIANFFSPLNPIRVHIDIGADGRATGEADVEFVTHEDAVAAMSKDKNHMQHRYIELFLNSTAGGGSGMGGYGRDGMDQGYGSVGRMGMGSNYSGGYGTPDGLGGYSMYA, from the exons atggACTGGAGTGGAAAACACAATGGGCCCAATGACACAACCAATGATGGAACAGTGGTACGACTCCGAGGCCTGCCATTTGGTTGCAGCAAAGAAGAGATTGTTCAGTTTTTCCAAG GGTTGGAAATCGTGCCAAATGGGATAACATTGACGCTGGACTACCAGGGGAGAAGCACAGGGGAGGCCTTCGTGCAGTTTGCTTCAAAGGAGATAGCAGAAAATGCTCTGGGGAAACACAAGGAAAGAATAGGGCACAG ATACATTGAAATCTTCAAAAGTAGTAAGAGCGAAATCAGAGGATTCTCTGACATGCCAAGAAGAATGATGGGACAACAGCGACCTGGACCATATGATAGACCATTAGGAGGAAGAGGGGGTTATTATGGAGCTGGGCGTGGAAGTATGTATGACAGAATGCGTCGAGGAGGTGGTGGATATGACGGTG GATATGGTGGCTTCGATGATTATGGTGGCTATAATAACTATGGCTATGGAAACGACGGCTATGACGACAGGATGAGGGATGGGAGAG GCATGGGAGGACATGGCTATGGAGCTGGAGATGCAGGGTCGGGGTTCCATGGTGGCGGTCATTTTGTTCACATGAGAGGGCTGCCTTTCCGAGCCACGGAAAACGATATTGCTAAC TTTTTCTCACCGTTGAACCCTATAAGAGTTCACATTGACATTGGAGCAGATGGAAGAGCTACAGGAGAGGCAGATGTAGAATTTGTGACACACGAGGATGCAGTAGCTGCCATGTCCAAGGATAAGAACCACATGC AGCATCGATATATTGAACTATTCCTGAATTCCACTGCTGGAGGTGGCTCTGGAATGGGAGGCTATGGCAGAGATGGAATGG ATCAAGGTTATGGCTCTGTTGGTAGAATGGGAATGGGTAGCAATTACAGCGGCGGATACGGAACTCCTGATGGCTTGGGTGGATACA gtatGTATGCGTGA
- the HNRNPH3 gene encoding heterogeneous nuclear ribonucleoprotein H3 isoform X1, with amino-acid sequence MDWSGKHNGPNDTTNDGTVVRLRGLPFGCSKEEIVQFFQGLEIVPNGITLTLDYQGRSTGEAFVQFASKEIAENALGKHKERIGHRYIEIFKSSKSEIRGFSDMPRRMMGQQRPGPYDRPLGGRGGYYGAGRGSMYDRMRRGGGGYDGGYGGFDDYGGYNNYGYGNDGYDDRMRDGRGMGGHGYGAGDAGSGFHGGGHFVHMRGLPFRATENDIANFFSPLNPIRVHIDIGADGRATGEADVEFVTHEDAVAAMSKDKNHMQHRYIELFLNSTAGGGSGMGGYGRDGMDQGYGSVGRMGMGSNYSGGYGTPDGLGGYSRGSGNSGGYYGQGSMGGGGWRGMY; translated from the exons atggACTGGAGTGGAAAACACAATGGGCCCAATGACACAACCAATGATGGAACAGTGGTACGACTCCGAGGCCTGCCATTTGGTTGCAGCAAAGAAGAGATTGTTCAGTTTTTCCAAG GGTTGGAAATCGTGCCAAATGGGATAACATTGACGCTGGACTACCAGGGGAGAAGCACAGGGGAGGCCTTCGTGCAGTTTGCTTCAAAGGAGATAGCAGAAAATGCTCTGGGGAAACACAAGGAAAGAATAGGGCACAG ATACATTGAAATCTTCAAAAGTAGTAAGAGCGAAATCAGAGGATTCTCTGACATGCCAAGAAGAATGATGGGACAACAGCGACCTGGACCATATGATAGACCATTAGGAGGAAGAGGGGGTTATTATGGAGCTGGGCGTGGAAGTATGTATGACAGAATGCGTCGAGGAGGTGGTGGATATGACGGTG GATATGGTGGCTTCGATGATTATGGTGGCTATAATAACTATGGCTATGGAAACGACGGCTATGACGACAGGATGAGGGATGGGAGAG GCATGGGAGGACATGGCTATGGAGCTGGAGATGCAGGGTCGGGGTTCCATGGTGGCGGTCATTTTGTTCACATGAGAGGGCTGCCTTTCCGAGCCACGGAAAACGATATTGCTAAC TTTTTCTCACCGTTGAACCCTATAAGAGTTCACATTGACATTGGAGCAGATGGAAGAGCTACAGGAGAGGCAGATGTAGAATTTGTGACACACGAGGATGCAGTAGCTGCCATGTCCAAGGATAAGAACCACATGC AGCATCGATATATTGAACTATTCCTGAATTCCACTGCTGGAGGTGGCTCTGGAATGGGAGGCTATGGCAGAGATGGAATGG ATCAAGGTTATGGCTCTGTTGGTAGAATGGGAATGGGTAGCAATTACAGCGGCGGATACGGAACTCCTGATGGCTTGGGTGGATACA GTCGTGGCAGTGGAAATAGTGGAGGATACTATGGGCAAGGCAGTATGGGTGGAGGAGGATGGCGTGGGATGTATTGA
- the HNRNPH3 gene encoding heterogeneous nuclear ribonucleoprotein H3 isoform X4, giving the protein MPRRMMGQQRPGPYDRPLGGRGGYYGAGRGSMYDRMRRGGGGYDGGYGGFDDYGGYNNYGYGNDGYDDRMRDGRGMGGHGYGAGDAGSGFHGGGHFVHMRGLPFRATENDIANFFSPLNPIRVHIDIGADGRATGEADVEFVTHEDAVAAMSKDKNHMQHRYIELFLNSTAGGGSGMGGYGRDGMDQGYGSVGRMGMGSNYSGGYGTPDGLGGYSRGSGNSGGYYGQGSMGGGGWRGMY; this is encoded by the exons ATGCCAAGAAGAATGATGGGACAACAGCGACCTGGACCATATGATAGACCATTAGGAGGAAGAGGGGGTTATTATGGAGCTGGGCGTGGAAGTATGTATGACAGAATGCGTCGAGGAGGTGGTGGATATGACGGTG GATATGGTGGCTTCGATGATTATGGTGGCTATAATAACTATGGCTATGGAAACGACGGCTATGACGACAGGATGAGGGATGGGAGAG GCATGGGAGGACATGGCTATGGAGCTGGAGATGCAGGGTCGGGGTTCCATGGTGGCGGTCATTTTGTTCACATGAGAGGGCTGCCTTTCCGAGCCACGGAAAACGATATTGCTAAC TTTTTCTCACCGTTGAACCCTATAAGAGTTCACATTGACATTGGAGCAGATGGAAGAGCTACAGGAGAGGCAGATGTAGAATTTGTGACACACGAGGATGCAGTAGCTGCCATGTCCAAGGATAAGAACCACATGC AGCATCGATATATTGAACTATTCCTGAATTCCACTGCTGGAGGTGGCTCTGGAATGGGAGGCTATGGCAGAGATGGAATGG ATCAAGGTTATGGCTCTGTTGGTAGAATGGGAATGGGTAGCAATTACAGCGGCGGATACGGAACTCCTGATGGCTTGGGTGGATACA GTCGTGGCAGTGGAAATAGTGGAGGATACTATGGGCAAGGCAGTATGGGTGGAGGAGGATGGCGTGGGATGTATTGA
- the HNRNPH3 gene encoding heterogeneous nuclear ribonucleoprotein H3 isoform X2, with protein MDWSGKHNGPNDTTNDGTVVRLRGLPFGCSKEEIVQFFQGLEIVPNGITLTLDYQGRSTGEAFVQFASKEIAENALGKHKERIGHRYIEIFKSSKSEIRGFSDMPRRMMGQQRPGPYDRPLGGRGGYYGAGRGRYGGFDDYGGYNNYGYGNDGYDDRMRDGRGMGGHGYGAGDAGSGFHGGGHFVHMRGLPFRATENDIANFFSPLNPIRVHIDIGADGRATGEADVEFVTHEDAVAAMSKDKNHMQHRYIELFLNSTAGGGSGMGGYGRDGMDQGYGSVGRMGMGSNYSGGYGTPDGLGGYSRGSGNSGGYYGQGSMGGGGWRGMY; from the exons atggACTGGAGTGGAAAACACAATGGGCCCAATGACACAACCAATGATGGAACAGTGGTACGACTCCGAGGCCTGCCATTTGGTTGCAGCAAAGAAGAGATTGTTCAGTTTTTCCAAG GGTTGGAAATCGTGCCAAATGGGATAACATTGACGCTGGACTACCAGGGGAGAAGCACAGGGGAGGCCTTCGTGCAGTTTGCTTCAAAGGAGATAGCAGAAAATGCTCTGGGGAAACACAAGGAAAGAATAGGGCACAG ATACATTGAAATCTTCAAAAGTAGTAAGAGCGAAATCAGAGGATTCTCTGACATGCCAAGAAGAATGATGGGACAACAGCGACCTGGACCATATGATAGACCATTAGGAGGAAGAGGGGGTTATTATGGAGCTGGGCGTGGAA GATATGGTGGCTTCGATGATTATGGTGGCTATAATAACTATGGCTATGGAAACGACGGCTATGACGACAGGATGAGGGATGGGAGAG GCATGGGAGGACATGGCTATGGAGCTGGAGATGCAGGGTCGGGGTTCCATGGTGGCGGTCATTTTGTTCACATGAGAGGGCTGCCTTTCCGAGCCACGGAAAACGATATTGCTAAC TTTTTCTCACCGTTGAACCCTATAAGAGTTCACATTGACATTGGAGCAGATGGAAGAGCTACAGGAGAGGCAGATGTAGAATTTGTGACACACGAGGATGCAGTAGCTGCCATGTCCAAGGATAAGAACCACATGC AGCATCGATATATTGAACTATTCCTGAATTCCACTGCTGGAGGTGGCTCTGGAATGGGAGGCTATGGCAGAGATGGAATGG ATCAAGGTTATGGCTCTGTTGGTAGAATGGGAATGGGTAGCAATTACAGCGGCGGATACGGAACTCCTGATGGCTTGGGTGGATACA GTCGTGGCAGTGGAAATAGTGGAGGATACTATGGGCAAGGCAGTATGGGTGGAGGAGGATGGCGTGGGATGTATTGA